The following coding sequences lie in one Silvibacterium dinghuense genomic window:
- a CDS encoding GNAT family N-acetyltransferase: protein MPGSDAWQEWSRGPYCVTTALNALDLDIVHGFLSTTTWAAGLSRTALMRAVSHSLCFSLLEDRVQIGFARVITDYATYAYLCDVYVAEAHRGQGLGRWMMLCVLDHNILRRLKRISLLTHDAETFYRELGFEAAKHGTVYLERLQSSWSRQELTHEP from the coding sequence TTGCCGGGATCTGACGCATGGCAGGAATGGAGCAGAGGGCCCTATTGCGTCACTACCGCCCTCAACGCGCTCGATCTCGATATCGTGCACGGCTTTCTGAGCACGACGACCTGGGCGGCCGGTCTCTCACGCACGGCACTCATGCGCGCCGTTTCCCATTCCCTTTGCTTCTCTCTCCTTGAAGACCGTGTCCAGATCGGGTTCGCTCGCGTGATTACCGACTATGCGACGTATGCCTATCTCTGCGATGTCTACGTTGCCGAAGCCCACCGCGGACAGGGCCTTGGACGATGGATGATGCTCTGCGTGCTCGACCACAACATACTTCGGCGGCTCAAGCGCATCTCGCTTCTGACTCATGATGCCGAGACTTTCTATCGCGAGCTCGGTTTTGAAGCTGCAAAGCATGGCACTGTCTATCTTGAGCGCCTGCAATCTTCATGGAGCAGGCAGGAGCTTACACACGAGCCCTAA
- a CDS encoding DMT family transporter gives MRPLGDSSTLSSAQAQARTRISSAVLLVAASLLWSGQGVAVKLLTGHLQPLAIALLPFYAVTTAGLLLLSFRKSDENRWTRAWQHRHELLFVGIGGQLLAQVGMTLGVSESLASDGAILSMLIPILSTALATWLLREQLTRLRVISLLMGFAGVLLLSGNLPAHAVAGLDRSHALPLEGNLMIAAGCIGSAFYNVYSKRLLAQFSELEILFFSYLATALCGLPLLILFAPHCLSDLSRLRLPSWLALSYLAFGLYGLSMVLFLRALRWVDAILASASLYLVPLFGVALGISVLHESLSLQTMAGSAVILLSALLLFRYDGTLAPCPSGK, from the coding sequence ATGCGTCCTCTCGGAGACTCTTCAACTCTCTCCTCCGCACAGGCGCAGGCACGGACACGCATTTCCTCCGCGGTGCTGCTGGTCGCTGCCAGTCTTCTGTGGTCCGGCCAGGGAGTCGCAGTGAAGCTGCTCACAGGCCACCTGCAACCGCTGGCCATCGCTCTTCTCCCTTTTTATGCGGTCACCACGGCGGGCTTACTGCTTCTCTCCTTCCGCAAATCGGACGAAAACCGCTGGACCCGCGCATGGCAGCATCGCCACGAGCTTCTGTTCGTCGGCATCGGCGGCCAGCTACTCGCCCAGGTGGGCATGACCCTCGGCGTCAGCGAGTCGCTGGCTTCCGACGGTGCCATCCTCAGCATGCTCATTCCCATTCTCAGCACGGCCTTGGCCACATGGCTGCTGCGCGAGCAGCTCACACGGCTGCGCGTCATCAGTCTGCTAATGGGCTTTGCCGGGGTGCTGCTTCTCTCCGGGAATCTTCCTGCGCACGCGGTCGCGGGCCTCGACCGGAGCCATGCACTCCCGTTGGAAGGCAACCTGATGATCGCCGCCGGCTGCATCGGGTCGGCGTTCTATAACGTCTACTCGAAACGCCTTCTGGCGCAGTTCTCAGAGCTCGAAATCCTCTTTTTCAGCTATCTGGCAACTGCGCTCTGCGGACTGCCGCTGCTCATCCTCTTCGCGCCCCACTGCCTTTCCGACCTCAGCCGTCTTCGCCTGCCTTCCTGGCTCGCCCTCAGCTATCTCGCATTCGGCCTTTACGGCCTGTCCATGGTTCTCTTTTTGCGCGCATTGCGCTGGGTTGACGCGATCCTCGCCTCGGCGTCGCTTTATCTTGTTCCGCTCTTCGGCGTCGCTCTCGGGATCAGCGTTCTCCACGAAAGCCTCAGCCTCCAGACCATGGCAGGATCTGCCGTAATCCTGCTCTCGGCGCTCCTGCTCTTCCGTTACGACGGAACTCTCGCACCATGCCCCAGCGGCAAATAG